Below is a genomic region from Candidatus Methylomirabilota bacterium.
GTGCTCTGGAAGAGATCGCGGCTCTTCTTCTCGAGCAGCCGCGCGCGCCCGCCGCTCTGGCCGAACGCCTTCAGCGTCGCGAGGCCCTGGAGCGCGTCGAGCAGCTCGGCGCCGAACGCCGCGTAGGCGCGATTGCGCGCGTAGCTGGCGGCGCGATCCCGCCGGTGCCAGAGCGCGGGCGCGATGAGCGTGACGAGCGCGGCGGCCACGAGCACAGCGGCCACCGGCAGGTCGACGAACGCGACGAACGCAAAGATGAGGATCGGCGTGGCCGCGGCGACGACGAGCTGCGGCAGGAACTGGCCGAAGTAGACCTCCAGCTGCTGGACGCCTTCCACCATCGACGTCGCGACGGGTCCGGTGCGCTCGTGCGTGAGGTACGCGGGCCCGAGGGAAACCAGGTGGTCGTAGAGCCGCTGGCGGAGCCGCGCCTGCACGCGGAACGCGGTGTGGTGCGCGATCATCGTGCGCGCGTACTCGACGAGGGACCGCGTTGCGATCACGGTGGCGACGGCGGCGATCGGCAGCGCGAGCGCCGTCAGACCGGCGCCGGCGAACACGCGCCCGAGGAGCCAGCCGAGCAGCGCGAGCCGTGCGATGCCGAGCACGACGCCGACGAGCCCGAGGGCAGCGGACGCGACGACGCGCGCCCGCAGGCCGAACGTGAAGCCGAGGAGCGTGCGATCGAGGTACACGTCAGCACCGAGATCTGAGAAGAGTTGCCTTCTCTACGTCGGGAGCATACACCGTCTCGCGCCGAGTGCGAGGACGACGTTGGCGTCGGTCACCGTCGGCTCGGTGCCGCCGATTCGAGATTCCGCCAGAGGATCTTCTCCTTCTCGTCCGGGGTCAGGGTCTGGAGACCTTGCACCCAGGCGACGGGCGAGGGATCCCACGGCACGAAGGGCCAGTCGCTGCCGAGCACGACGCGGTCGGCGCCGGTCGATGCGCCCCATGGCGAAGCAGGCCGGCCGCCATGGGCGATGCACACCTTGAGGCCCTCAGGGCGCTCGCAGGTGTCGGGCTCCAGGTAGAGCAGGTTGCACCGGCGGTGGGTGCCGCCGGCGTCGCGGGGCGGGGCGGTGCTGATGTAGGTCCTCCACCACACCCCACGGGAAATTCATCGCCGTCCTGTCGGATGCGGGACCTGACGGCCAGTATGGCATCAGCGGTGACAAACCCCTGGGGTCTCGGGCCGAACATCCGCCGTTCCCCCTCTGCTTGGCCCCCCTCGGTATCAATAATTTTCCAACGAAACTCTGGAGATAGCGATGTCTCTGATCCACTTCAGTATCGGCTGGGCTGCTGGTAAGCCTGTGGCAAATTTGTTGCACAGTTGACCTGTGGAA
It encodes:
- a CDS encoding amidohydrolase family protein, with product MWWRTYISTAPPRDAGGTHRRCNLLYLEPDTCERPEGLKVCIAHGGRPASPWGASTGADRVVLGSDWPFVPWDPSPVAWVQGLQTLTPDEKEKILWRNLESAAPSRR